From the genome of Streptomyces ficellus:
GGTGTCGGGGACGTACGCGGCGCGCACCGTGTCGCCGGCGGCGGCCACGGCGCCGAGCAGCGCCGTCGGGGACGCGAACGACCGGGTGGTGCCGTCCTTGAACCACACCTCGGCGCGTGACGTGGGCGCGCCGGCGGCCAGGGCCCTGGGGTAGGCGGGGCCGTACGCGCGTTTCAGGTACCGGTCGTCGACGAAGGCGTCCACGTCGACGTCGCGCACCAGTCCCGCCGAGGCGAGCACCGGCACGTCCTTCTTCAGGGCGTCCACCAGGGCGGGCTTGAGGGTCGGGTCGAAGGTGGCGATGCCGTGGGCGCCGTTGTAGAGGTACACCACCTCGGCCGGCAGTCCGGTGGCGCGGGCCACCGACTCCGCCGCCGCGACGGGCTCGGCCCGCAGGTGCTCGGTGGCCCGTATCTGCGCCCGCAGGAAGGCCTCCAGCACCGCGGGCCGCTCTTCGGCGAAGCGCTCGCGCACGGTGACGCCGTGGAAGGTCGGCAGGTTCAGGGCCGCCCCGTCGTACAGGGCCCGCGCGCGGCCCTGGTGGGCGAGCAGTCCGGGCCAGGCGACGAACTGGGACAGCGCGTCGGCGCTGCCGGACCGGAGGGCCGAAGCGCCCACGGACGGCTGCTGGTTGAGCTTGCGGACGTCCTTCTCCGGGTCGATCCCGGCGCGTTCCAGTGCGCGTACGAGCGTCCCGTCGGCGGCCGAGCCCACCGAGGTCGACACCTTCTTGCCGCGCAGGTCGTTCAGGGTGCGCAGCTTCGAGCCGGGCGCCGTCACGATGGTGTTGAGGCCGCCGCGCGGGTTGTAGCCGGTGACGGAGACCAGCCGGGTCGGCCGGTCGAGCTGTTCGCCGCGGGCGGCGTTGATCAGGAGGGGGAAGTCCCCCATCGAGCCGATGTCGATCTTGTCGGCGGTCATCTGGGCGGTGATCGGCGCTCCGGTGGCGTAGTCCTGCCACCGCACCCGGTACGTGGTGCCGTCCTCGGCGCCCCGGGCCTTCAGCTCCTGCTCGAAGTAGCCCAGCTCGCGGAGCAGGGTGCCGGCGGTGACCGTGTTGATGGTCTTGGACTGGTAGCCGACGGTGACGGTGACGGTGCCGTCGTCGTCCCCGGCGTTCGCGTCGCCGCCGCATCCGGTGACGAGGGTGGCGGTGAGGGCCGTGGCGAGGAGGACGGTGGTGGGGATCGCGCGTTTCATGGTGGGTCCGGCCTCTCAGCGCAGCAGGTAGGGCATGTTGACCTCGACGGCACCGGTGGGGCACCGGGCGGCGCACGGGCCGCAGTACCAGCACTCGTCGACGTGCATGTACGCCTTGCCGCTGTCGGGGTTGATCGCGAGCGAGTCGAGCGGGCACATGTCGACGCACAGGGTGCAGCCGTCGATGCACTTCGACTCGTCGATGGTCACGGGCACGTCGGCACGCTGGGGCGCCAGGGGCATGGCTGTCTCCAGAGGAGGCGGTGGGAAAGGAGGGAGAGGCGGGAGAGGCGGGGGTCAGTGAGAGCGGTGCAGCAGGCCGCTCATGGTGATGCGGTCGCCCCGGAAGCGGATGAACTCCAGGTCGACGGGCCGGCCGTCACACAGGTGGGTGAGCCGTTCCAGCATCAGCACGGCCGCGCCGCGCGGGGCTTCCAGCACGGCGGCGGAGTGGGCGTCGGCGTTGACGGCTTCGAGGGTGATGCCGGCCGAACCGAGTGCCTGCCCGGTGAGTCGTTCGATGAGCCGGAACACGTCGTTGTGTTCCAGGTCGCAGTCGAGCAGCCCGGCCCCGATGTCCATCGGGACGTACGTCAGGTCCAGTGACAGCGGCAGGCCGTTCAGCCGGCGCAGCCGCTCGATGCACAGGACGTCGGAGCGTTCGGGCAGCTCCAGCCGCCGCGCCACCGGAGCGGGCGCCGGTACCGGCCCCGCCGTCCGTACCTCGTTGGTGACCCGGCCGTGCTCGTGCAGGGTCTCGGCGAGACCCTGGAGGCGGTCGAGGCCGTGCGGGTACTTCTCGGCCACCAGGACCGTGCCCACGCCCGGCTGCCGCTCGACCAGGCCCTCGGTACGGAGGAGGTCGAGCGCCTGGCGCACGGTGTTGCGGGACACGCCGAAGTCGGCACCGATCCGGCCCTCCAGGGGCAGGACACCGCCGGGGAACCCGGTGGTGCGCGCCTGGTGGCGCAGCAGGTCGGCGAGTTGCCGTGCCCGGTCGGCACGCAGCCGTCGCCGACGGGCGGCGGCGACCGGGGCTGCGTGTTCACGGGTGCGTTCGGCGGGCATGGCTGGACCATACCGACGTCGCGCACGCGATGGTGTTGCGACAACATTGCGCCACTTCCACCGCCTGGCGCATCCGCTGTGACCTGCACTTTCGCGGCGGCCACCGCAAGATCTGCCACAAAAGGCGTTTGGTCCGTGAGACGGCGTGGTGGCACGCTCGCCGATCGTGAACGAGCACGGAGTCCTCGCCCTGTCCCCGTGGCGCACCACGACCGGCGGGCTGCTGTCCGGCGCCGCCCTGCGGCGCGGCATGCGGGTCGAGGTGCTCCCCGCCCGCGACGGCTCCGGCGTCGCCCCGTCGTGGCGTGCCGGGGACGTCCACTACTACGGCGGGCCGAAGTTCGCGGCCGGAGCGGTGGACGACCTGGGGGTCGCGCTGCTGGAGCCGTCCGACGGCTGGCTGGCGGAACTGCCCCGCGCGTACACCCTCCGCGACGTCG
Proteins encoded in this window:
- a CDS encoding ABC transporter substrate-binding protein; protein product: MKRAIPTTVLLATALTATLVTGCGGDANAGDDDGTVTVTVGYQSKTINTVTAGTLLRELGYFEQELKARGAEDGTTYRVRWQDYATGAPITAQMTADKIDIGSMGDFPLLINAARGEQLDRPTRLVSVTGYNPRGGLNTIVTAPGSKLRTLNDLRGKKVSTSVGSAADGTLVRALERAGIDPEKDVRKLNQQPSVGASALRSGSADALSQFVAWPGLLAHQGRARALYDGAALNLPTFHGVTVRERFAEERPAVLEAFLRAQIRATEHLRAEPVAAAESVARATGLPAEVVYLYNGAHGIATFDPTLKPALVDALKKDVPVLASAGLVRDVDVDAFVDDRYLKRAYGPAYPRALAAGAPTSRAEVWFKDGTTRSFASPTALLGAVAAAGDTVRAAYVPDTTTGTSWFADKAVWVADGTKRLPFVTASAADAYTAGHPGARTVPYDQALRGAS
- a CDS encoding 4Fe-4S dicluster domain-containing protein; the encoded protein is MPLAPQRADVPVTIDESKCIDGCTLCVDMCPLDSLAINPDSGKAYMHVDECWYCGPCAARCPTGAVEVNMPYLLR
- a CDS encoding GntR family transcriptional regulator, with the protein product MPAERTREHAAPVAAARRRRLRADRARQLADLLRHQARTTGFPGGVLPLEGRIGADFGVSRNTVRQALDLLRTEGLVERQPGVGTVLVAEKYPHGLDRLQGLAETLHEHGRVTNEVRTAGPVPAPAPVARRLELPERSDVLCIERLRRLNGLPLSLDLTYVPMDIGAGLLDCDLEHNDVFRLIERLTGQALGSAGITLEAVNADAHSAAVLEAPRGAAVLMLERLTHLCDGRPVDLEFIRFRGDRITMSGLLHRSH